A genome region from Mycolicibacterium litorale includes the following:
- a CDS encoding amidohydrolase: MSVLKHAAARWLSAHYDELVAWRRHIHAHPELGRREFATTQFVGARLADAGLNPKVLPGGTGLTCDFGPEDGPRIALRADMDALPMDERTGAPYTSTVPNVAHACGHDGHTAVLLGAAMALASVPELPVGVRLIFQAAEELMPGGAIDAIAAGALSGVSRIFALHCDPRLAVGRVAVRPGPITSAADQVEVTLQSPGGHTSRPHLTGDLVYGLGTLITGVPGVLSRRIDPRNSTVMVWGAVNAGVAANAIPQTGTLAGTIRTASRETWLTLESIVRETVSSLLAPLGLEYSLQYRQGVPPVVNEELATRILMHAIEEIGPDVLADTRQSGGGEDFSWYLEEVPGAMARLGVWSGRGPQLDLHQPNFDLDERALGVGVRLMVNIVEQSAALTPA; the protein is encoded by the coding sequence ATGAGCGTGCTCAAACACGCCGCCGCGCGCTGGCTGTCCGCCCACTACGACGAGCTGGTCGCGTGGCGGCGCCACATCCACGCCCATCCCGAACTCGGCCGCCGGGAGTTCGCGACCACCCAGTTCGTCGGGGCTCGGCTGGCCGACGCCGGGCTCAACCCCAAGGTGCTGCCCGGTGGAACCGGACTGACCTGCGACTTCGGGCCGGAGGACGGTCCGCGCATCGCGCTGCGCGCCGATATGGATGCGCTGCCGATGGACGAGCGCACCGGCGCGCCCTACACGTCGACGGTGCCGAACGTGGCGCACGCGTGCGGTCACGACGGGCACACCGCGGTGCTGCTCGGCGCCGCGATGGCGCTGGCGTCGGTCCCCGAACTGCCCGTCGGTGTGCGGCTGATTTTCCAGGCCGCCGAGGAGTTGATGCCGGGCGGCGCGATCGACGCGATCGCGGCCGGAGCGCTGAGCGGGGTGTCCCGGATCTTCGCGCTGCACTGCGACCCGCGGTTGGCGGTCGGGCGGGTCGCGGTGCGGCCCGGGCCGATCACGTCGGCCGCCGACCAGGTCGAGGTGACGCTGCAGTCGCCGGGCGGGCACACCTCCCGGCCGCATCTGACCGGCGACCTGGTCTACGGACTGGGCACGTTGATCACCGGGGTGCCGGGTGTGCTGTCGCGCCGCATCGATCCGCGCAACAGCACCGTGATGGTGTGGGGCGCGGTCAACGCGGGCGTCGCGGCCAACGCGATCCCGCAGACGGGCACGCTGGCGGGCACCATCCGCACCGCATCGCGGGAGACCTGGCTGACGCTGGAATCGATTGTGCGCGAGACCGTTTCGTCTCTGCTCGCCCCGCTGGGTCTCGAGTACAGCCTGCAGTACCGCCAGGGGGTGCCGCCGGTGGTGAACGAAGAGCTGGCCACGCGCATCCTGATGCACGCGATCGAGGAGATCGGTCCCGACGTGCTCGCCGACACCCGGCAGTCCGGCGGCGGTGAGGACTTCTCCTGGTATCTCGAGGAGGTGCCGGGCGCGATGGCGCGGCTCGGCGTGTGGAGCGGTCGCGGACCGCAGCTCGATCTGCACCAGCCGAACTTCGACCTCGACGAACGCGCACTCGGCGTCGGCGTGCGGCTGATGGTCAACATCGTCGAACAGTCCGCCGCCCTCACCCCCGCCTGA
- a CDS encoding M20 family metallopeptidase, giving the protein MPSATASTSVEDAVQRRRGDLVELSHAIHAEPELAFDEYRSCAKTQALVAEYGFEMTTAVGGLDTAFRASYGSGALVVGVCAEYDALPDIGHACGHNVIAASAVGTALALADVADDLGLTVVLLGTPAEETGGGKVLLLEAGAFDDIAVAVMLHPGPVDIAAARSLALSEVDVAYTGRESHAAVAPHLGLNAGDAVTVAQVAIGLLRQQLAPGQMVHGIVTDGGQATNVIPARTQLRYTMRAADSAALRELEDRMAGCFQAGAVATGCDYEVAETAPAYAELTPDRWLAGVFRDEMERVGRQPVPAEVEAALPLGSTDMGNVTQAVPGIHPVVGVDAGGASIHQPAFTAAAAGPSADKAVVEGAIMLARTVVRLAETPAERDRVLERQERRAS; this is encoded by the coding sequence ATGCCCTCTGCCACCGCGTCGACGAGCGTCGAAGACGCCGTCCAGCGACGCCGGGGCGATCTGGTCGAGTTGTCGCACGCCATCCACGCCGAACCCGAGCTGGCGTTCGACGAGTACCGCAGTTGCGCGAAGACCCAGGCCCTCGTCGCCGAGTACGGCTTCGAGATGACCACCGCGGTCGGCGGCCTCGACACCGCGTTCCGCGCCTCCTACGGCAGCGGCGCGCTGGTCGTCGGCGTCTGCGCGGAGTACGACGCACTGCCCGACATCGGCCACGCGTGCGGTCACAACGTCATCGCGGCGTCGGCCGTCGGCACCGCGCTGGCGCTCGCCGACGTCGCCGACGACCTGGGCCTCACGGTGGTGCTGCTGGGCACGCCCGCCGAGGAGACCGGTGGCGGCAAGGTGCTGCTGCTCGAGGCCGGGGCGTTCGACGACATCGCCGTCGCGGTGATGCTGCACCCGGGGCCCGTCGACATCGCCGCGGCACGGTCGCTGGCCCTGTCCGAGGTCGACGTCGCCTACACCGGCCGCGAATCGCATGCCGCGGTCGCTCCGCACCTCGGGCTCAACGCCGGCGACGCCGTCACCGTCGCGCAGGTCGCGATCGGGCTGTTGCGCCAGCAGTTGGCGCCCGGGCAGATGGTGCACGGCATCGTCACCGACGGCGGTCAGGCCACCAACGTCATCCCGGCGCGCACACAGTTGCGCTACACCATGCGGGCCGCCGATTCGGCCGCGCTGCGCGAACTCGAGGACCGGATGGCGGGATGCTTCCAGGCCGGCGCCGTGGCCACCGGCTGTGACTACGAGGTCGCCGAGACCGCACCCGCCTACGCCGAGCTGACTCCCGACCGCTGGCTGGCCGGGGTCTTCCGCGACGAGATGGAGCGCGTCGGCCGCCAGCCGGTACCCGCGGAGGTCGAGGCGGCCCTGCCGCTCGGGAGCACCGACATGGGCAATGTGACCCAGGCCGTCCCCGGCATCCACCCGGTGGTGGGCGTGGACGCGGGCGGCGCGTCCATCCACCAGCCGGCGTTCACCGCGGCGGCCGCCGGACCCAGCGCGGACAAGGCCGTCGTCGAGGGTGCGATCATGTTGGCGCGCACCGTGGTTCGTCTGGCCGAGACGCCCGCGGAGCGCGACCGGGTGCTGGAGCGGCAGGAGAGGCGGGCGTCATGA